A genome region from Trueperaceae bacterium includes the following:
- a CDS encoding YhdH/YhfP family quinone oxidoreductase, producing the protein MRGQETSPETFRAFRAFKEGERSWTEVVELGENDLPDGDLTVRVHYSSLNYKDALSARGRPGVTRHYPHTPGIDAAGVVIESSDPALPAGSEVIVTSYELGVDLPGGFGERIRVPAAWAVPLPNGLTLREAMILGTAGLTAGLALDALERNGVVPGDGPLVVTGASGGVGSLAVALLAGRGHEVVASSGTREAHELLLRLGASRVLDRGELGESNERPLLKSTYAGGIDTVGGATLVNLLKSLRYRGAVAACGLVQSPDLRMNVFPFILRGNSLLGIDSANCQMPMRREVWTRLAGEWKPAHLEELTREIGLGELDDAVDAILAGRTIGRVLVRHRDAVD; encoded by the coding sequence ATGAGAGGCCAGGAGACGAGTCCAGAAACCTTCCGAGCTTTCCGAGCCTTCAAGGAGGGGGAACGCTCCTGGACCGAGGTGGTGGAACTCGGGGAGAACGACCTGCCTGACGGCGACCTGACGGTCCGGGTCCACTACTCGTCACTCAACTACAAAGACGCCCTGTCGGCTCGTGGCCGACCCGGTGTGACCCGCCACTACCCTCACACGCCCGGCATCGACGCTGCCGGGGTGGTGATCGAATCGAGCGATCCGGCGCTGCCGGCGGGCAGCGAGGTGATAGTCACCTCGTACGAGCTCGGTGTAGACCTTCCCGGCGGCTTCGGCGAGCGGATACGGGTGCCGGCCGCATGGGCGGTGCCGCTCCCCAACGGCCTCACCCTGCGCGAGGCGATGATCCTCGGGACGGCCGGGCTCACGGCCGGGCTCGCGCTCGACGCGCTCGAGAGGAACGGCGTGGTGCCAGGCGACGGTCCGCTGGTGGTGACCGGAGCAAGCGGAGGCGTAGGGAGCCTCGCGGTGGCCCTGCTCGCCGGCAGAGGGCACGAGGTCGTCGCATCCAGCGGCACGAGGGAGGCTCACGAACTGCTCCTGCGCCTGGGCGCCTCACGGGTACTGGACCGCGGGGAGCTGGGCGAGTCGAACGAGCGGCCGCTGCTCAAGTCGACCTATGCCGGGGGGATCGACACCGTCGGAGGCGCCACTCTGGTGAACCTGCTCAAGAGCCTCCGGTACCGCGGTGCGGTTGCGGCCTGCGGGCTCGTCCAGAGCCCCGACCTGCGGATGAACGTCTTCCCCTTCATCCTGCGGGGGAACTCGCTCCTGGGGATCGACTCGGCCAACTGTCAGATGCCGATGAGGCGCGAGGTGTGGACCCGGTTGGCGGGAGAGTGGAAGCCTGCTCATCTCGAAGAGCTGACCCGGGAGATCGGGCTCGGGGAGCTCGACGACGCCGTCGACGCCATCTTGGCGGGGCGCACGATCGGGAGGGTGCTCGTTCGGCACCGGGACGCCGTGGACTAA
- a CDS encoding superoxide dismutase: MAFQLPDLPYPSNALEPHIDARTMEIHHDKHHKAYTDKLNAAVEGTDMAGKSIEEILGRGADSLPGAVRNNGGGYANHNLFWEIMSPNGGGEPSGALGEAIREVFGSFADFRQKFEDAAATRFGSGWAWLVVKRDGKLDVYSTPNQDSPLMVGDKPVLGLDVWEHAYYLKYQNRRPEYISAFWNVVDWGKVGERFQQAKG, encoded by the coding sequence ATGGCTTTTCAGCTGCCCGATCTTCCGTACCCCAGCAACGCACTCGAACCCCACATCGACGCCCGGACCATGGAAATCCACCACGACAAGCACCACAAGGCCTACACCGACAAGCTGAACGCCGCCGTGGAGGGCACCGACATGGCCGGCAAATCGATCGAGGAGATCCTGGGGCGGGGCGCCGACTCGTTACCAGGGGCGGTTCGCAACAACGGCGGCGGCTACGCCAACCACAACCTTTTCTGGGAGATCATGAGCCCCAACGGCGGCGGAGAGCCCAGCGGAGCGTTGGGGGAAGCGATCCGCGAGGTGTTCGGATCGTTCGCCGACTTCAGGCAGAAGTTCGAGGATGCAGCCGCCACCCGCTTCGGTTCAGGTTGGGCGTGGCTGGTCGTGAAGCGGGACGGCAAGCTCGACGTCTACAGCACGCCGAACCAGGACAGCCCGCTGATGGTGGGCGACAAGCCGGTCCTCGGCCTCGACGTCTGGGAGCACGCCTACTACCTCAAGTACCAGAACCGGCGACCCGAGTACATCAGCGCCTTCTGGAACGTGGTCGACTGGGGCAAAGTAGGGGAGAGGTTCCAGCAGGCCAAGGGCTGA
- a CDS encoding ComEA family DNA-binding protein translates to MSERGELLLTLLLTGLCLTVGGMALLPRLLVREVPIEFEAPDISVAVDGAVVSPGIYRLPFRSRVADAIELAGGLTPAAETSLVDLAAPLGPGDKVFVPYRTAEGGDQRISVNSATVDELEELPGIGPVTARRIVEGRPYSRLQELLQVKGIGEKTLERLQPHVRL, encoded by the coding sequence ATGTCTGAGCGAGGAGAGTTGCTGCTTACGCTGCTCCTCACGGGCCTCTGCCTCACGGTCGGAGGGATGGCGCTCCTCCCGCGACTCCTCGTGAGGGAGGTGCCCATCGAATTCGAGGCGCCCGATATAAGCGTGGCTGTCGACGGCGCGGTCGTCAGCCCCGGCATCTACCGGCTTCCCTTCCGTTCCAGGGTCGCGGACGCGATCGAACTGGCAGGCGGGCTCACGCCGGCTGCCGAGACGAGTCTGGTCGACCTGGCGGCCCCCCTGGGGCCCGGTGACAAGGTGTTCGTGCCGTACCGGACTGCCGAGGGCGGCGACCAGAGGATCAGCGTCAACTCGGCGACCGTGGACGAGCTCGAGGAGTTGCCCGGGATCGGACCGGTGACCGCCCGCCGGATAGTCGAGGGGCGGCCCTACTCTCGATTGCAGGAGCTGCTTCAGGTGAAGGGGATCGGCGAGAAGACGCTCGAGCGGCTGCAGCCGCATGTGCGCTTGTGA
- a CDS encoding DNA internalization-related competence protein ComEC/Rec2, producing MAAASGASGWWLLLLPPASLPLRMLLLRNPARLPFARASPRRLPPRAVLSLALPLLCFALGYLRFEQWRSRPDPLTGIRERLLTLSGSSEGRILTLDDPDGVRVAVAPRGALPVGEVEFRGTLVEAAGRRNPGGFDYRGYLRRRGIYGQVLVEEVLTADPRTRLLDRLRSGVGQGLPPDASALMEAMTLGVRDELGDLQDLFAAAGLAHVLALSGLHVGLLMAAAGWLLAPLGGFRYPLLLLLDFGYMLLVGATPSIVRAAVMVAVVLLGLWLGAGKVQPWPALGLAGLVTLLARPAWLFDISLQLSYGAVAGILLFGLPLGRWLRGQPPRPWWHPRVSIGVAGITSLSAQALTLPLVASAFGSLPLLSPLVNVVALPFASLLVPLGFVAGLLGLVALPLAGLLNLVTGPLAALLLALARLGAALPALTWGEVEQVGYLYFAIGMGALALVVNGILKPWRGLLVVALALLLSAATPARRQPPELVVLDVGQGDAILLRLPGRIEALVDGGGTPFSDFDTGEGIVLPALRALGVDELELLVSTHADVDHSEGLPTILDEMPVQLLAIGGAGASGTPAFDRLMAAAERNGVPVRSFRRGERFRLGSAEFEVLNPPPHSYGTSNDDSLAFAVYLRGVPRVLLLGDISELVERDLAPPEVEVMVVPHHGSPSSSSARLVSMARPRHAVISVGRNAYGHPSAQVLERLREWGAVVHITRDEGAVRLPLD from the coding sequence TTGGCCGCCGCTTCGGGCGCGAGCGGTTGGTGGCTGCTCCTCCTCCCGCCGGCCAGCCTGCCCCTTCGCATGCTCCTCCTGCGTAATCCGGCCCGCCTGCCGTTCGCCCGCGCCTCGCCACGCCGCCTCCCCCCGCGCGCCGTCCTTTCGCTCGCCCTGCCGCTCCTCTGCTTCGCTCTCGGCTACCTCCGGTTCGAGCAGTGGCGGTCGAGGCCCGACCCGCTGACCGGGATCCGGGAGCGCCTCCTCACCCTCTCCGGCTCGAGCGAGGGCCGGATCCTCACACTCGACGATCCGGACGGGGTGCGGGTCGCCGTGGCACCGCGGGGCGCGCTGCCGGTCGGGGAGGTCGAGTTCCGGGGCACGCTGGTCGAGGCGGCCGGCCGGCGCAACCCTGGCGGCTTCGACTACCGGGGCTACCTGCGACGCAGGGGCATTTACGGTCAGGTGCTGGTCGAGGAGGTGCTGACGGCCGATCCCCGCACCAGGCTCCTGGATCGCCTGCGTTCTGGCGTCGGCCAGGGCTTGCCACCGGATGCCTCGGCCCTGATGGAGGCCATGACGCTGGGCGTGCGCGACGAGCTGGGGGACCTGCAGGACCTGTTCGCGGCGGCCGGACTCGCCCACGTACTGGCGCTCTCCGGGCTCCATGTGGGTCTCCTCATGGCCGCCGCCGGCTGGCTGCTGGCGCCGCTGGGCGGCTTCCGCTACCCGCTGCTGCTCCTGCTCGACTTCGGCTACATGCTGTTGGTAGGGGCGACGCCGAGCATCGTTCGTGCTGCCGTGATGGTCGCGGTCGTGCTGTTGGGTCTATGGCTGGGTGCGGGTAAGGTGCAGCCCTGGCCGGCGCTCGGCCTGGCCGGCCTCGTGACCCTGCTGGCGAGACCTGCGTGGCTCTTCGACATCTCGCTGCAACTCAGCTACGGCGCGGTGGCCGGGATCCTCCTCTTCGGCCTACCGCTGGGTCGGTGGTTGCGCGGCCAGCCGCCGCGGCCCTGGTGGCACCCTAGGGTGAGCATCGGGGTCGCTGGCATCACCAGTCTGTCGGCCCAGGCTCTGACGCTGCCACTGGTCGCCAGCGCCTTCGGGTCGCTGCCGCTCCTCTCGCCCCTCGTCAACGTGGTCGCCCTGCCGTTCGCGTCCCTCCTGGTGCCCCTCGGTTTCGTGGCCGGACTCCTCGGCCTGGTGGCGCTGCCGCTCGCCGGGCTGCTCAACCTCGTGACCGGCCCGCTCGCGGCTCTGCTGCTCGCGCTCGCCCGCCTGGGCGCCGCCCTGCCCGCACTCACCTGGGGCGAGGTCGAACAGGTCGGCTATCTCTACTTCGCGATCGGGATGGGCGCGCTGGCGCTGGTCGTCAACGGGATACTGAAGCCGTGGCGCGGTCTGCTGGTCGTCGCGCTGGCGCTGCTCCTCTCGGCAGCCACGCCAGCACGCCGCCAGCCCCCCGAGCTGGTCGTGCTCGACGTGGGCCAGGGCGACGCGATACTGTTGCGCCTCCCCGGCAGGATCGAAGCGCTGGTCGACGGCGGAGGGACGCCTTTCTCCGACTTCGATACCGGAGAGGGCATCGTCCTTCCGGCCCTCCGTGCCCTCGGGGTGGACGAGCTGGAACTGCTGGTCTCGACGCATGCCGACGTCGACCACAGCGAGGGCCTCCCGACCATCCTCGACGAGATGCCGGTTCAGCTACTGGCCATCGGCGGCGCCGGCGCCAGCGGAACACCGGCCTTCGACAGACTGATGGCCGCAGCCGAACGGAACGGGGTGCCGGTGAGGTCATTCCGGCGAGGCGAGCGGTTCCGCCTCGGGTCGGCCGAGTTCGAGGTACTGAATCCACCGCCACACAGCTACGGGACCAGCAACGACGATTCGCTGGCGTTCGCCGTCTACCTCCGCGGCGTACCGCGGGTGCTGCTGCTGGGCGACATCTCCGAACTCGTAGAGCGCGACCTCGCCCCGCCTGAGGTCGAGGTGATGGTCGTGCCGCATCATGGTTCTCCCAGCTCGAGCTCTGCGAGGCTGGTGAGCATGGCTCGACCACGGCACGCGGTGATATCGGTGGGCCGGAACGCCTACGGCCACCCCAGCGCTCAGGTGCTTGAGCGCCTTCGCGAGTGGGGAGCGGTCGTCCACATCACGCGTGACGAGGGGGCCGTCCGGCTGCCGCTAGACTGA
- a CDS encoding serine/threonine-protein kinase, protein MLTPVRVLQAQGPMRVELARWRGQLVVVKRLQSVSPVLSARLEREAEVVHKLDHPNIVPLLGSHEGALIYSYCPGVSVAEALEEGPLSLGRSLRVAHDVLEALEYAHAQGVIHLDVKPANILVKGERCLLTDFGFAKDLALTAITGEQTMLGTPSYMAPEQFQGTRTERRSDIYAVGAVLYHMLSGSPPFGGQVLRFLVGDESIQLEPLPPLPGNLHEVVHRALQRDPERRFPTASAMLEALEPVPS, encoded by the coding sequence ATGCTGACACCGGTACGTGTCCTGCAGGCCCAGGGACCGATGCGCGTGGAGTTGGCACGTTGGCGCGGTCAGTTGGTCGTCGTCAAACGCCTCCAAAGCGTCTCCCCGGTACTCTCCGCTCGACTCGAGCGCGAGGCAGAAGTCGTACACAAACTCGATCACCCGAACATAGTTCCGCTGCTCGGCTCTCACGAGGGCGCCCTCATCTACTCCTACTGCCCTGGAGTGAGCGTCGCCGAGGCCCTCGAAGAGGGTCCCCTCTCCCTGGGGCGCAGTCTGCGCGTTGCCCACGACGTGCTGGAAGCCCTCGAGTACGCCCACGCCCAGGGGGTCATCCATCTCGACGTCAAACCGGCGAACATCTTGGTGAAGGGCGAGCGCTGCCTGCTCACCGACTTCGGTTTCGCCAAGGACCTCGCCCTCACGGCCATCACCGGCGAGCAGACGATGCTCGGGACGCCAAGCTATATGGCCCCGGAGCAGTTCCAGGGCACGCGCACCGAGCGGCGCAGCGATATCTACGCGGTGGGCGCCGTCCTCTATCACATGCTGAGCGGCTCACCGCCCTTCGGAGGGCAGGTCCTGCGCTTCCTGGTCGGGGACGAATCGATCCAGCTCGAGCCGCTGCCGCCTTTACCCGGCAACCTACACGAGGTGGTCCACAGGGCGCTGCAGCGCGACCCCGAGCGGCGCTTCCCCACCGCCAGCGCGATGCTCGAAGCGCTCGAGCCTGTTCCCAGCTAG